In the genome of Streptomyces sp. V2I9, one region contains:
- a CDS encoding YbaB/EbfC family nucleoid-associated protein, with translation MTDSLDQRVERAMAELKATEEAVARTERELREASFDAVSSDRAVRVTVGPQGELSNLEFLEGKYRGMTSQQLAASVLEASQEARTRMGRHVMQAMAPFAGTSEGMPELSGLDVDWGKLFGPEVLSDPRDEPGRKNGASWRDALGEDGEE, from the coding sequence GTGACGGATTCGCTGGATCAGCGCGTCGAGCGGGCCATGGCGGAGTTGAAGGCCACCGAGGAGGCCGTCGCCCGCACCGAGCGCGAGTTGCGGGAGGCCTCGTTCGACGCCGTCTCCTCCGACCGGGCGGTACGGGTCACCGTGGGGCCGCAGGGCGAGTTGAGCAACCTGGAGTTCCTGGAGGGCAAGTACCGGGGCATGACGTCCCAGCAGTTGGCCGCCAGTGTGCTGGAGGCCTCCCAGGAGGCCCGGACGCGCATGGGCCGGCATGTGATGCAGGCGATGGCCCCGTTCGCCGGGACCAGCGAGGGGATGCCGGAGCTGAGCGGCCTGGACGTCGACTGGGGCAAGCTCTTCGGCCCGGAGGTACTGAGCGACCCGCGCGACGAGCCGGGAAGAAAGAACGGCGCGTCCTGGCGGGACGCGCTCGGCGAGGACGGCGAGGAGTAG
- a CDS encoding AAWKG family protein (Members of this family are unrelated to eukaryotic Tcp10, although some members contain a repetitive region similar to a C-terminal repeat region of Tcp10.) has protein sequence MAAERFDPESEKNVGKYSGKVARSDADDTWGNLIKLITGYPVPERSKIFEKLTSANGGPLFRMDIKERDLQEVLNKSGFAVEKGQDYDIWFFDKKKNGKGKTQLKQARIVFEGRSVDSSGKTQFANIEGKSANEIEYSKGNDFKDYHKAEMSTIPLAQYMYGPRFALNALASGSTEGMAFSNLGVPPGGVVDLKSFTRAADSFDRAAHFFKLHKETILGWEKKFGGEGAAWKGESAEVFLGLLKKIRENYESYTRTFYASLGKESSSHSQKSEQSNVSTVYAQALAEGRSHLQKAANSLLKIWYDWTQSPYYDPLRVLRYVLDDLARWCEENNIKQTEIYTTTYSGAYSNNYAGSTTFHASEKGGFSQIHPEYGDLAEIKNWAKVGQAAVRIWSQGVDTYLGEPAAQVQSDLNNKFLDLGMVFTQNVPQPKSTKTVAAEFKEAQAEKEKKKLEKEREETKAEQKKEKEEAKTEREKEKEEYKKEKAEAKAERDQEKAEYKKEKEEAERKAEEERKKIEENLGTLNKPSSDFSKSLLNEMPPTVSVGDLGGLNGKSGGGLGGPVTTSLGSLGNLGGGLTDTAGSPAGGGLADKLGDITAGLGGPITTPLGSLGNLNGGLGGAGGLGLTRPTGGQTSLTDGGALGSTFPDGSRTSFDPRTGTLTTTAPDGSTTAKKLGGDASVTNPDGSTTRLGADGDLVTTYPDGTVEKIDPATGEASTTRPDGTTTRTDLGNLEGLNGKRVPIGLETPTGGTTSLAGGDFTTHHPGGGSTSFDPDTGVLTTTAPDGTTTTTDLTHGATRTNPDGSTTSLRNGQLTTEFPDGSKQVIDPDTGIATTTDPQGKVTRTDLGDLGGINSPSSDLADLDNRRVATPTGGSTTMRGGDVDLRYPDGSRASFDPDTGKLTTTGPNGALTTTDLSGGTSHTAPDGSKVTYENGKLTTEFPDGSKQVVDPETGVATTTDPRGNTSRVDLDGLDFPRDPGIPKTIGSDFGSGSPSFDRPSLGNLDLNLGGGARSGGGGQSLGSLDGLGGGSSSTEAPRGVDASGNAVPLSDLPTSGAGTDGAAFAGAGAGAGLGAGAGAGGAGTPGAPMMPPMGGMGGAGGDKGSHNERVRAILTDALEEGKRRNRRRRGPWGRSEDEDTFLAAGKRPATTGGRGADRDAEDPARPSTTTSSAYLEEDEDVWGTEGGSAPAVIGR, from the coding sequence GTGGCTGCGGAGCGGTTCGACCCCGAATCCGAGAAGAATGTCGGTAAATACAGCGGCAAGGTCGCTCGCTCAGACGCTGACGATACATGGGGCAACCTCATCAAGTTGATCACCGGCTACCCCGTCCCCGAGCGATCCAAAATCTTCGAGAAGCTCACGTCCGCCAACGGCGGGCCACTTTTCCGAATGGACATCAAGGAGCGCGACCTGCAGGAAGTGCTCAACAAGTCGGGCTTCGCGGTCGAAAAGGGCCAGGACTACGACATCTGGTTTTTCGACAAGAAAAAGAACGGGAAGGGGAAGACCCAGCTCAAGCAGGCCCGGATCGTTTTCGAAGGCAGGAGTGTCGACTCCAGCGGAAAAACCCAATTCGCAAACATCGAAGGAAAATCAGCGAACGAGATCGAGTACAGCAAGGGAAACGATTTCAAGGACTACCACAAGGCCGAGATGAGCACCATCCCTCTCGCGCAGTACATGTACGGTCCGCGATTCGCCCTGAACGCCCTGGCCTCCGGCAGCACCGAAGGCATGGCCTTCAGCAACCTCGGTGTGCCACCGGGAGGCGTGGTGGACCTCAAATCCTTCACCAGGGCCGCAGATTCGTTCGACCGAGCCGCGCACTTCTTCAAGCTCCATAAAGAAACCATCCTGGGCTGGGAGAAGAAGTTCGGCGGCGAGGGCGCCGCTTGGAAGGGTGAGTCCGCCGAGGTCTTCCTGGGTCTTCTGAAGAAGATTCGAGAAAATTACGAAAGCTACACCAGAACTTTTTATGCTTCCCTGGGCAAGGAGTCCTCTTCCCACTCGCAGAAAAGTGAACAGTCGAACGTCAGCACCGTCTACGCGCAGGCTCTCGCCGAAGGGCGGTCGCACCTGCAGAAGGCCGCGAACAGCCTCCTGAAGATCTGGTACGACTGGACTCAGTCGCCCTACTACGATCCGCTCCGTGTCCTGCGCTATGTGCTGGACGATCTGGCCCGGTGGTGCGAAGAGAACAACATCAAGCAGACGGAGATTTACACCACGACCTACTCTGGCGCCTACAGCAACAACTACGCCGGCAGCACTACCTTTCACGCCAGCGAAAAGGGCGGATTCAGCCAGATACATCCCGAATATGGCGATCTCGCGGAGATAAAGAACTGGGCCAAGGTCGGCCAGGCGGCCGTGCGTATTTGGAGCCAAGGAGTCGACACGTACCTCGGCGAACCGGCCGCCCAGGTCCAGTCCGACCTGAACAACAAATTCCTGGACCTCGGGATGGTGTTCACCCAGAACGTGCCACAGCCCAAGTCGACCAAGACCGTCGCCGCCGAGTTCAAGGAGGCACAGGCCGAGAAGGAGAAGAAGAAGCTCGAGAAGGAGAGGGAGGAGACCAAGGCCGAGCAGAAGAAGGAGAAGGAGGAAGCGAAGACGGAACGGGAGAAGGAGAAGGAGGAGTACAAGAAGGAGAAGGCGGAGGCCAAGGCCGAACGGGACCAGGAGAAGGCCGAGTACAAGAAGGAGAAGGAAGAGGCCGAGCGGAAGGCGGAGGAAGAGCGGAAGAAGATCGAGGAGAACCTCGGCACCCTCAACAAGCCCAGCTCCGATTTCAGCAAGTCTCTTCTCAATGAGATGCCCCCCACCGTCAGCGTGGGCGATCTCGGCGGTCTGAACGGCAAGAGCGGTGGCGGACTCGGCGGCCCCGTGACCACCTCGCTGGGCAGTCTGGGGAATCTCGGCGGCGGCCTCACCGACACGGCGGGCAGCCCCGCCGGCGGCGGCCTGGCGGACAAGCTGGGCGACATCACCGCCGGACTCGGCGGCCCCATCACCACGCCCCTGGGCAGTCTCGGCAACCTCAACGGCGGGTTGGGCGGGGCCGGCGGTCTCGGCCTCACGAGGCCGACCGGCGGCCAGACCTCGCTGACCGACGGCGGGGCTCTCGGCTCCACCTTCCCGGACGGCAGCCGCACCTCCTTCGACCCCCGCACCGGAACGCTCACCACCACGGCCCCGGACGGGTCCACCACCGCCAAGAAGCTCGGCGGCGACGCCTCGGTGACCAACCCCGACGGCTCCACCACCCGGCTGGGAGCCGACGGCGACCTCGTCACCACCTACCCCGACGGAACCGTCGAGAAGATCGACCCGGCCACCGGTGAGGCGTCCACGACCCGCCCGGACGGCACGACGACCAGGACGGACCTCGGCAACCTGGAGGGCCTGAACGGGAAGCGCGTTCCGATCGGGCTCGAGACGCCCACCGGCGGCACCACCTCCCTCGCCGGCGGCGACTTCACCACCCACCACCCCGGCGGCGGCAGCACGTCCTTCGACCCGGACACCGGGGTCCTCACGACCACCGCCCCGGACGGCACCACCACGACGACGGACCTGACGCACGGGGCCACCCGCACCAACCCCGACGGGTCCACGACCTCCCTGCGGAACGGGCAGCTCACCACGGAGTTCCCCGACGGCAGCAAGCAGGTCATCGACCCCGACACCGGCATCGCCACCACCACCGACCCGCAGGGGAAGGTCACGCGGACCGACCTGGGCGACCTCGGCGGGATCAACAGCCCCTCCAGCGACCTGGCGGACCTGGACAACAGGAGGGTCGCGACCCCGACCGGCGGCAGCACGACCATGCGCGGCGGGGACGTGGACCTGCGGTATCCGGACGGCAGCCGCGCCTCCTTCGACCCGGACACCGGGAAGCTGACCACCACCGGCCCGAACGGCGCCCTCACCACGACGGACCTCTCCGGCGGCACCAGCCACACCGCTCCGGACGGGTCCAAGGTGACCTACGAGAACGGGAAGCTGACCACCGAGTTCCCCGACGGCAGCAAGCAGGTCGTCGACCCGGAGACCGGGGTCGCCACGACCACCGATCCACGGGGCAACACCAGCCGCGTGGATCTCGACGGCCTCGACTTCCCCCGCGACCCGGGCATTCCGAAGACGATCGGAAGCGACTTCGGCAGCGGTTCGCCGTCCTTCGACAGGCCCTCCCTCGGCAATCTCGACCTCAACCTCGGCGGAGGCGCGAGGAGTGGGGGCGGCGGCCAGAGTCTGGGCTCGCTCGACGGCCTGGGCGGCGGCTCCTCGTCCACGGAGGCCCCTCGGGGCGTCGACGCCTCGGGGAACGCCGTACCGCTGTCGGACCTGCCGACGAGCGGCGCCGGGACGGACGGCGCCGCGTTCGCGGGCGCCGGAGCGGGTGCCGGCCTGGGGGCCGGGGCCGGCGCCGGAGGCGCGGGCACCCCCGGAGCGCCGATGATGCCTCCGATGGGCGGCATGGGCGGTGCCGGTGGCGACAAGGGATCGCACAACGAGCGCGTGCGGGCCATCCTCACCGACGCGCTCGAGGAGGGGAAGCGCCGCAACCGCCGCAGGCGCGGCCCCTGGGGGCGGTCCGAGGACGAGGACACCTTCCTCGCCGCCGGCAAGCGCCCCGCCACCACGGGCGGCCGCGGCGCCGACCGCGACGCGGAGGACCCGGCCCGGCCGAGTACGACCACGTCCTCCGCATACCTGGAGGAGGACGAGGATGTCTGGGGCACGGAGGGCGGCAGCGCACCTGCCGTGATCGGACGATGA
- a CDS encoding type VII secretion system-associated protein codes for MADRTFFDVKKLESFRDTEVTTAHKAADTYRNHEDKGGIRPLSQLIDKRTTPQNLNKTQQILRLGNMLTSDLVSAQTLVANITTAGTAIDKLLGDQITLFREMKEALQDTVDKMKKTNQDNLNAIDAQALLQLFSEVDEAIVAKPGGNTTTTSSTT; via the coding sequence ATGGCCGACCGGACCTTTTTCGACGTGAAGAAGCTGGAAAGCTTCCGCGATACGGAAGTCACCACTGCGCACAAGGCGGCGGACACGTATCGCAACCACGAGGACAAGGGAGGCATCCGTCCGCTGTCCCAGCTCATCGACAAGCGCACCACTCCGCAGAACCTGAACAAGACGCAACAGATCCTGCGGCTCGGCAACATGCTCACGTCGGACCTGGTCTCGGCGCAGACACTGGTAGCCAACATCACCACCGCGGGCACTGCGATTGACAAGCTTCTCGGTGATCAGATCACCCTCTTCAGGGAGATGAAGGAAGCCCTCCAGGACACCGTCGACAAAATGAAGAAGACCAACCAGGACAACCTGAACGCCATCGACGCGCAGGCCCTGCTCCAGTTGTTCTCCGAGGTGGACGAAGCCATCGTGGCCAAGCCGGGCGGCAATACGACCACCACCAGCAGCACGACCTGA
- a CDS encoding WXG100 family type VII secretion target yields the protein MPGENLTDGIIDVQYNAAANAALSIQQQTKAIEGTLKALEAELQALSTGWAGDDQREYTKVQQQWNAAVSAMQQLLLENGALLEHVADSHKKDERRNSQMWQEVSAR from the coding sequence ATGCCCGGCGAGAACCTGACCGACGGCATCATCGATGTCCAGTACAACGCCGCCGCCAACGCCGCGCTCTCGATCCAGCAGCAGACCAAGGCCATCGAGGGCACGCTGAAGGCCCTGGAGGCCGAGCTGCAGGCGCTCAGCACCGGCTGGGCCGGTGACGACCAGCGCGAGTACACCAAGGTGCAGCAGCAGTGGAACGCCGCCGTCTCGGCGATGCAGCAGTTGCTCCTGGAGAACGGCGCCCTGCTGGAGCACGTCGCGGACAGCCACAAGAAGGACGAGCGACGCAACAGCCAGATGTGGCAGGAAGTCTCCGCCCGCTAG
- the eccB gene encoding type VII secretion protein EccB: MQSKRDQVQAHGFLMGRLSSGLLMADPDAPESPLGRTTRGVLFGLLVTLLIAAGATVYGLLRPGGNDAWRSGENLVVNRETGARYLYIEGTLHPVRNYASARLIGGGRMTSVDVATASLRGAPVGAPVGIPGAPDAVPGPGDLDGGAWHMCVTGAGGALPSTGSASDEGVHRPGATTVVAGAPLRTRPVGGDRGVLVLGPDEREYLVWRGSRLRVDEKSDARNALGYGSEPALPVSAAFLDALAPGPDLAPPNVPGRGKAGPRLGGEPTRVGQVFTVAVPGGSSSYHLLRADGLTPLTRTGAALVLGDPATQKEAYGGQSPTARTVGADALRQHRAASDARLPDADEMPSAPPLSESVPRGTAICAKVLGGSEGARISTVLAPLEGLAPAAVADGADGAVEPACVRPDVRVVRPGRGALVRALHASGAAHAGTTYLVAENGVKHRVASEEALSALGYGQGDIGSIPAPLLATLPTGPDLDKRAAGGAAPPRTTAPACGGKKETARGR; this comes from the coding sequence GTGCAGTCCAAGCGGGACCAGGTCCAGGCGCACGGATTCCTGATGGGCAGGCTCAGTTCGGGCTTGCTGATGGCCGATCCGGACGCGCCCGAAAGCCCGTTGGGGCGCACCACGCGGGGCGTCCTGTTCGGCCTGCTCGTCACGCTGCTGATCGCGGCGGGGGCGACGGTGTACGGTCTGCTGCGGCCGGGCGGCAACGACGCGTGGCGCTCGGGCGAGAACCTGGTGGTGAACCGGGAGACCGGTGCGCGGTACCTCTACATCGAGGGGACGCTGCACCCGGTGCGCAACTACGCCTCCGCGCGGTTGATCGGGGGCGGCCGGATGACGTCCGTGGACGTCGCCACGGCCTCCCTGCGCGGCGCCCCGGTGGGTGCGCCGGTGGGCATACCGGGCGCGCCCGACGCCGTGCCGGGCCCCGGAGATCTGGACGGCGGCGCCTGGCACATGTGCGTGACCGGTGCGGGCGGGGCGCTGCCCAGCACGGGCAGCGCCTCCGACGAGGGCGTGCACCGGCCCGGCGCGACGACCGTGGTGGCCGGGGCCCCGCTGCGGACGCGTCCGGTCGGCGGCGACCGCGGGGTGCTGGTGCTCGGCCCGGACGAGCGGGAGTACCTGGTGTGGCGCGGCAGCCGGCTGCGGGTCGACGAGAAGTCCGACGCCCGCAACGCCCTCGGCTACGGCTCCGAGCCGGCGCTGCCCGTCTCTGCCGCGTTCCTGGACGCGCTCGCCCCCGGCCCGGACCTGGCTCCGCCGAATGTGCCGGGGCGCGGGAAGGCAGGTCCGCGGCTCGGCGGCGAACCCACCCGTGTGGGCCAGGTGTTCACGGTCGCCGTGCCGGGCGGCAGCAGCAGCTACCACCTGCTGCGCGCGGACGGCCTGACGCCGCTCACCCGCACCGGCGCGGCGCTGGTGCTGGGCGACCCGGCCACGCAGAAGGAGGCGTACGGGGGTCAGTCGCCGACCGCTCGTACGGTGGGCGCGGACGCCCTGCGCCAGCACCGGGCGGCCTCCGACGCCCGGCTCCCGGACGCGGACGAGATGCCGTCGGCCCCGCCGCTGTCCGAGTCCGTGCCGCGTGGCACGGCGATCTGCGCGAAGGTGCTCGGCGGCTCCGAAGGGGCGCGCATCAGCACCGTGCTCGCCCCGTTGGAGGGCCTGGCTCCGGCGGCCGTCGCGGACGGCGCGGACGGTGCCGTGGAGCCGGCGTGCGTGCGGCCGGACGTCCGGGTGGTGCGGCCGGGGCGCGGGGCGCTGGTCCGGGCGCTGCACGCCAGCGGGGCGGCGCACGCGGGCACCACGTACCTGGTGGCGGAGAACGGCGTGAAGCACCGCGTGGCGTCCGAGGAGGCGCTGTCGGCCCTCGGCTACGGCCAGGGAGACATCGGGTCGATCCCGGCGCCGCTGCTCGCGACGCTGCCCACCGGTCCGGACCTGGACAAGCGGGCCGCGGGGGGCGCCGCGCCGCCACGTACCACGGCGCCCGCGTGTGGCGGGAAGAAGGAGACCGCTCGAGGGCGATGA
- the eccD gene encoding type VII secretion integral membrane protein EccD, whose product MTDSTVAELCRLTVRAPARSIDLAVPSDVPVADLLPTLLRYVGEEAEESGLDHAGWVLQQAGDAPLDEEGTLAQAGLADGAVLYLRPHTEALPEARLDDLVDGIADTAGRRLHNWSPQATRIFLAGAAVAAVLAALVLLFRPGLPADSRVLCAAVAGLLILAGAGSASRAVGDRVSAAALGSLVAPCLALAGWVLPGGDVTGPDAVQVIGARLLAAGAAGAGGAVLALAATAVGAPMLLATAVVSVAGAVSGVLMGFAGLDPQAAVAIVATVTSLCAGFMPALAFKLAGMRMPALPSSAQQLQEGIEPYRGDEVAERTELAGRWITALFGATGVIAAAALFPLTHRPGLAEVLTSLALSVLLLLHARGLVHVGQRLTLAAPGILGLLLLAHAWARSAEPGGRTVVFAVLLGVAAALTVAAWTVPGRRMLPYWGRAAEIAHTLFAVALLPLALWVAGLFGWLRGLFG is encoded by the coding sequence ATGACCGACAGCACGGTGGCAGAGCTGTGCCGCCTCACCGTACGCGCACCGGCCCGCTCCATAGATCTGGCGGTGCCGTCCGACGTGCCCGTCGCCGACCTGTTGCCGACCTTGTTGCGGTACGTCGGCGAAGAGGCCGAGGAGAGCGGCCTCGACCATGCCGGCTGGGTCCTCCAGCAGGCCGGCGACGCCCCGCTCGACGAGGAGGGCACGCTCGCGCAGGCCGGGCTCGCCGACGGGGCGGTGCTGTATCTGCGGCCGCACACCGAGGCGTTGCCCGAGGCCCGCCTGGACGACCTCGTGGACGGCATCGCCGACACCGCCGGGCGGCGGCTGCACAACTGGAGCCCGCAGGCGACCCGGATCTTTCTGGCCGGGGCCGCCGTGGCGGCGGTCCTGGCGGCGCTGGTCCTGCTGTTCCGGCCGGGCCTGCCCGCCGACTCCCGCGTGCTGTGCGCGGCGGTCGCGGGGCTGCTGATCCTGGCGGGCGCGGGGTCCGCGAGCCGTGCGGTGGGCGACCGGGTCTCCGCTGCGGCGCTCGGCTCACTGGTCGCCCCGTGCCTGGCGCTGGCCGGCTGGGTGCTGCCCGGCGGTGACGTGACCGGCCCGGACGCGGTGCAAGTGATCGGCGCGCGGCTGCTGGCGGCGGGCGCGGCGGGCGCCGGGGGCGCGGTGCTCGCGCTGGCGGCCACCGCGGTGGGCGCGCCGATGCTGCTGGCCACGGCCGTGGTGTCGGTGGCGGGGGCCGTGAGCGGGGTGCTCATGGGCTTCGCCGGGCTCGATCCGCAGGCCGCCGTGGCGATCGTGGCGACGGTGACGAGCCTGTGCGCCGGGTTCATGCCGGCGTTGGCGTTCAAGCTCGCCGGGATGCGGATGCCCGCGCTGCCCTCGTCGGCGCAGCAGCTCCAGGAGGGCATCGAGCCGTACCGCGGGGACGAGGTCGCCGAGCGTACGGAGTTGGCGGGACGCTGGATCACCGCACTGTTCGGGGCGACCGGGGTGATCGCCGCGGCAGCCCTGTTCCCGCTGACCCACCGCCCCGGCCTCGCCGAGGTGCTGACCTCCCTCGCCCTGTCCGTGCTGCTCCTCCTGCACGCCCGCGGCCTGGTGCACGTGGGGCAGCGGCTCACCCTGGCCGCGCCGGGCATCCTCGGGTTGCTGCTCCTCGCCCACGCCTGGGCGAGGAGCGCGGAACCGGGCGGCAGGACCGTGGTGTTCGCGGTGCTGCTGGGGGTCGCCGCGGCGCTGACCGTCGCGGCCTGGACGGTGCCGGGCCGCCGGATGCTGCCGTACTGGGGGCGGGCGGCGGAGATCGCGCACACCCTGTTCGCCGTGGCCCTGCTGCCGTTGGCGCTGTGGGTGGCCGGGCTGTTCGGCTGGTTGCGCGGCCTGTTCGGCTGA